TTAAGAGAAGAACAAACACATGCATCCTCTGCCTTAATGATCAAAAGAAGGTTTCGGGTTACAGTGATCAAATTCCTCAATATCTCACAGCTGAAGACAAAGGCTGAGTCTGAAACCTGAAAAACGCTGCATATGTAGGGAGTTTGTGACCATCATTGCACATCTGAATGAAATCAATAACCATTTCTACAGAGAATTGCAGTACTTAAATGTATGCTTGCTTATTTTAAGGGTCATTTGAGGTTTTTTTGGAGATCACTGGAGTTGACATTATAGCCTTGTTAGTCGTTGAACCACGTTTTTTCTTACAAAAGCAAGAAATAATTGACTGTACAGAAAAACAGCAGCCTCAATGTTGATCACAGAACAAGCAAGCACAAGCAAATCATGTTttctaaaacaaatgaaatatttgttataaaaatgGTTGCATATGAAGATAGTGTCAACTCAAaagtacaattaaatataaacatcagGTCAGTCATATTCCTGGAGATCTTCCatcatgaaaagtttagagctcaGCTAGAAATCAACATTTCAACATCTTCAATCAATCAAATCaactttcaacatttatttactaCACAAATATTCATAAACTATAGTATGTACATGGTGTTCATGCGCAACAAGAACTAAAAAACATGGCACTACCGTAATTGTACCTACTCAAAAAGTACATAACACCACAGTAATGAATGAATGTCATTTTCAAATACAATAGTATTTGCATGGAGCTGCAAGGTACTTCGAAGAAAACTATAAATTAAAGTGGCACATATCCAAAAACCatggcatcatcatcatcatggttTATTTCCAAAAACCATAACACCATGTCGAAAACATTATAGTAATACAAAGCTACTTTGATATATATACCATAGCAAATGATTGTAAGATTCAAAGACTGCTATATTTGCATGGTGCAGCAAGGTACTTCAAAGATCACCATAAAATGACCATCCCACATATCCAAAGAAGTTATGGCACTGCCATGGTGCTTGTCCAAAACACCTAACAATAAATCACATCACAATCAGATATATACCCTGGCACTAAATTATTAACATATTCATACAGCATGACAGGCCAAAACAGCGGCATGAAATGATCACAGAACATATCCAAAAACCAGTGGCCCTACCCTGGTGCCATGTTCAAAACCATGGTAACACCATGGTACTTCAATGGACGATCACCAGGAGCCAGACTGGCCACTAATGAAGCCCTCATCCTTGCATAAACATCATATATGCAGCACATGGATGATTCTTACCGAGGTATTTGATGTCGAAGCCCTGCGGTGGTTTGAGGGACCTCCTCATCCAAGCCTCCCTCAACACCTCCAGGTGATCCTCCTTCCCCTGGATCAGCAACACATGCTCGTCTATCCAGCCCAGGAAGAAGGTCTCAGCTATGGCATCGGCCACCATCTTATTCCAGAAATATTTCATGTTTAGGGATTTGAAGTCGGCGAATATCTCGTAGCCGGTGTGATGTTGTGGCGGCTGCTCGCTCTCCGTCACTCCGGGCGCGTCCTCCGCCACGACGCGCGACAGCACGATGGCCAGAGAGTGCGGCGCGATCTGCAGGAAAGGCTCCATTGCTCTCCTCGAAGATGCTTCGTTAGACTCGACGCATTCCACGCGCGTGAAAGCGCAAATAAGgcgatggatggattgattgattgactgattgagcGCGCGCCCGCAACCAAACAAAGAGCGCGTTTGCGCGTTAGTTCATTTGACCTGCCTGTCTGCAGTTATTGTAATAAAAGAACATTATGATGATATAGAAAGGAATAAGGTCATTATTATTTCAAACAAAGGCTCGGGTGGATGCGGAATGTCATTTTAAGGGTAAAATACGCAGGTGATCATGTTATTCTCCGCTGAAATCGCCGTATATTATCCATTCCTCACCTTGATCAGAGACAACGACGTGAAGATAATGACATCCTCTTCCAGCAGGCATGCGGGATGGAGAAAAACATTACCTTAACGTCCCTGGACGAAAAATATGCTCGCGTCAAAAGCAAAAATGAGAATTCTCGTCTTATTTTTTCCCTCGTCGAGATGCGGTGATCCCTGCAGGCCGGTGCGTGACGATGCCTGTGTGGTTTACGGTGTGTAAAGCAGGTTATTACCTTGAAGCTCCCGCAGCTCTGATAGCGATGCCCTCTAACGGCGGAGGGGAGGCACTGCAGGCGCAATCCCCAGTCAAAAATAAAGATGCTCTGTATTTACTCACATCCATATCGTTCCAgaccagttttgttttttttgttttttttgttttcgttCAGCGAAACACAGAATAACGaagtttaaagaatgtattttcaaaatagtGGCAATGAGCAG
The Carassius auratus strain Wakin unplaced genomic scaffold, ASM336829v1 scaf_tig00215847, whole genome shotgun sequence DNA segment above includes these coding regions:
- the LOC113096037 gene encoding storkhead-box protein 1-like — translated: MEPFLQIAPHSLAIVLSRVVAEDAPGVTESEQPPQHHTGYEIFADFKSLNMKYFWNKMVADAIAETFFLGWIDEHVLLIQGKEDHLEVLREAWMRRSLKPPQGFDIKYLGVLDKHHGSAITSLDMWDGHFMVIFEVPCCTMQI